A region from the Brachyspira hampsonii genome encodes:
- a CDS encoding Sir2 silent information regulator family NAD-dependent deacetylase: MNDKLELIKKLKSSIEKSDYILIGAGAGLSVSAGFSYDGERFDKYFSEYKDRYGLTDMYSAGFYNYPTLEDFWGYFSLLVYVNRYDIPADETHLNLLEIIKNKNYFVITTNVDGRFEEAKFDKEKLFKVQGDYSLFQCSVPCRNETFYNEKQIREMVKSRKDLKIPKELIPKCPHCGKNMTMNLRCDNTFVQDDNWYNSMDRYKKFLDEAKNKNILFLELGVGYNTPAIIKYSFWDMALKNENSIYASVNLNDLYSPDNLKERSICINDDIHKVLEYIKS, translated from the coding sequence ATGAATGATAAATTAGAATTAATAAAAAAATTAAAATCAAGTATAGAGAAATCAGATTATATATTGATAGGTGCAGGAGCAGGACTTTCTGTATCCGCAGGATTTTCTTATGACGGGGAGAGATTCGATAAATATTTTAGTGAATATAAAGATAGATATGGTTTAACTGATATGTATAGTGCAGGATTTTATAATTATCCTACTTTGGAAGATTTTTGGGGATATTTTTCACTTCTTGTATATGTTAATAGATATGATATACCAGCAGATGAAACTCATTTAAATCTATTAGAAATAATAAAAAATAAAAATTATTTTGTTATAACTACTAATGTTGACGGAAGATTTGAAGAGGCAAAATTTGATAAAGAAAAATTATTTAAAGTTCAAGGAGACTATTCTCTTTTTCAATGTTCTGTTCCATGCAGAAATGAAACTTTTTATAATGAAAAACAAATAAGAGAAATGGTAAAGTCAAGAAAAGATTTAAAGATACCAAAAGAACTTATACCAAAATGTCCTCATTGCGGTAAAAATATGACAATGAACTTAAGATGCGATAATACTTTTGTGCAAGATGATAATTGGTATAATTCTATGGATAGATATAAAAAATTCTTAGATGAAGCAAAAAATAAAAATATATTATTTTTAGAATTAGGGGTAGGTTATAATACACCTGCTATAATAAAATATTCTTTTTGGGATATGGCTTTAAAAAATGAAAACTCTATTTATGCATCTGTAAATTTGAATGATTTATATTCACCTGATAATTTGAAAGAACGCTCTATATGTATAAATGATGATATACATAAAGTATTAGAATATATAAAAAGTTAA
- a CDS encoding NAD(P)-dependent oxidoreductase, whose product MKIAIIAANGRAGKLIMNEALERGLDVTAIVRDKTKINNSKAKVIEKDLFDLTKDDLKEFDTVVSAFGVWEEKELDKHSLVMEHLCKILANTNIRLMVIGGASSLYVNKEHTMILKDTPDFPDIFMGVAVSSIKAFDILKSKKDVLWTYISPSADFQADGEKTGQYNIGHNELLFNSKGESSISYADYAIAFVDEIQNKKYLNQQITFCSK is encoded by the coding sequence ATGAAAATTGCAATAATAGCAGCAAACGGAAGAGCCGGAAAATTAATCATGAATGAGGCATTAGAAAGAGGGCTAGATGTTACAGCCATAGTAAGAGATAAAACAAAAATAAATAATTCAAAAGCAAAAGTTATAGAAAAAGATTTATTCGATTTGACAAAAGATGATTTGAAAGAATTCGATACTGTAGTAAGTGCATTCGGAGTGTGGGAGGAAAAAGAACTTGATAAGCATTCATTAGTTATGGAGCATTTATGTAAAATACTAGCCAATACCAATATTAGATTGATGGTAATAGGAGGTGCTTCAAGTTTATATGTAAACAAAGAGCATACTATGATATTAAAAGATACTCCTGATTTTCCAGATATTTTTATGGGTGTAGCTGTAAGCTCTATCAAGGCATTTGATATATTAAAAAGTAAAAAAGATGTTTTATGGACGTATATATCTCCTTCTGCTGATTTCCAAGCTGACGGAGAAAAAACAGGACAATATAATATAGGACATAATGAATTACTTTTTAATTCTAAAGGTGAAAGTTCTATCAGTTATGCTGATTATGCTATAGCTTTTGTTGATGAGATACAAAATAAAAAATATTTAAATCAACAAATAACATTCTGTTCAAAATAA
- a CDS encoding LysM peptidoglycan-binding domain-containing protein gives MLFANSCDTFDMYIRKALDGVNLYELSIFGESLGRDIKVVELRGFDVNNFRSDRVSYYINRYQGSWKNYMQKIIDRSQIYLPYIKEVFKEKGVPEDLVYLPIIESDFNPQAVSHAGAAGLWQFMPMTGAIYNLKVNYWSDDRFDPERSTKAAADHLVRLDKNFKSWVIALIAYNAGGGRISKAIREVKSNDFEDLLKAGVLPKETEEYIPKYVAAVIIAKNPEKFGFKVNKPKVVFPQGDLVYVDDAADLSVIAKMIDVDTEDLKALNPHLARGVTPPGMVRYPLRVPEGLGNKFNETFAKIPASERVTFRRHEVKMNETLSHLSKFYGVPINAIVEINKLKSRSLNIGQQVMIPIQGLDNAKQVDLAQYEEEQQRIREGKFVYFESLPPPDYEYKDIMYHVRAGDTLWIIARRFHIDIAEIKAWNKLNSNVLSIGTEIFLRIPVNK, from the coding sequence ATGTTATTTGCAAACTCTTGCGATACTTTTGATATGTATATAAGAAAAGCATTAGATGGTGTAAATTTATACGAACTTAGTATTTTCGGAGAATCACTTGGACGCGATATAAAAGTTGTAGAGCTTAGAGGTTTTGATGTAAATAATTTTAGAAGCGACCGAGTTTCATACTATATAAATAGATATCAGGGAAGCTGGAAAAACTATATGCAGAAAATTATAGACAGATCCCAAATATATCTCCCATATATAAAAGAAGTATTTAAAGAAAAAGGAGTTCCTGAAGATTTAGTTTATTTGCCTATAATAGAAAGCGATTTCAATCCTCAGGCAGTTTCTCATGCAGGTGCTGCAGGACTTTGGCAGTTTATGCCTATGACTGGTGCTATATACAACCTTAAAGTTAATTATTGGTCTGATGACAGATTCGATCCTGAAAGATCTACAAAAGCTGCTGCGGATCATTTAGTAAGGCTTGATAAAAACTTTAAATCTTGGGTAATAGCTTTAATTGCATATAATGCTGGAGGAGGAAGAATATCAAAAGCCATAAGAGAAGTAAAAAGCAATGATTTTGAAGATTTATTAAAGGCTGGAGTACTTCCTAAAGAAACCGAAGAATATATACCTAAATATGTTGCTGCTGTTATAATAGCTAAAAATCCTGAAAAATTTGGTTTTAAAGTAAATAAGCCTAAGGTGGTATTTCCTCAGGGTGATTTAGTTTATGTTGATGATGCTGCCGATTTATCTGTTATAGCCAAGATGATAGATGTTGATACTGAAGATTTAAAGGCTTTAAATCCTCATTTAGCAAGAGGGGTAACACCTCCGGGTATGGTTAGATATCCTTTAAGAGTTCCTGAAGGTTTAGGAAATAAATTTAATGAAACTTTTGCTAAAATACCTGCTTCAGAGAGAGTTACTTTCAGAAGACATGAAGTAAAAATGAATGAAACACTTTCTCATCTTTCTAAATTTTACGGCGTACCTATAAATGCCATAGTGGAAATAAATAAATTAAAATCAAGAAGCCTCAATATAGGTCAGCAAGTAATGATCCCTATTCAAGGTCTTGATAATGCCAAACAGGTGGATTTGGCACAATATGAAGAAGAACAGCAGAGAATAAGGGAAGGTAAATTCGTTTATTTTGAATCTTTGCCGCCTCCTGATTATGAATATAAAGACATAATGTATCATGTCAGAGCCGGTGATACTCTTTGGATTATCGCAAGAAGATTTCATATTGATATAGCAGAAATAAAAGCATGGAATAAATTAAATAGTAATGTACTTTCTATAGGAACAGAAATATTTTTAAGAATTCCTGTAAATAAATAA
- a CDS encoding LPS biosynthesis glycosyltransferase yields the protein MSGKLLLKKNLIEYLVWVIPIRSIRNKIRIDSVYLKDLGYKINYNHYKNNIKNKKTFFVRNDWSVNENEFSQNVFFNLIKKYYINDLEISYKADIEYFGPVGKRYFLEHSKAKIKIFYTGECVSNNAIDSTWAQYSDNCINDVDLSLSFDRLDEDKYKNYVRFPVWISYNFYGILNNKDYTKDDIKKVIDNINNAKSKKNKFASLVASHDATNIRTQMYDKISKIDSINCPGKLFHNDDTLKQDFNNDKIEYLRDFKFNICPENTISDGYITEKLFDAFKSGCIPIYNGDENIELDLVNKNALLFFKKDEDNTAVIKEIEKLHKDDKLFDAFQKQVKIYDSMVDYLWERRVKILNRLETLINERLK from the coding sequence ATGAGCGGTAAATTATTATTAAAAAAAAATTTGATTGAGTATTTAGTTTGGGTTATTCCCATAAGAAGTATAAGAAATAAAATAAGAATAGATTCTGTTTATTTAAAAGATTTAGGGTATAAAATAAATTATAATCATTATAAAAATAATATAAAGAACAAAAAAACATTTTTTGTAAGAAATGATTGGTCTGTAAACGAAAACGAGTTTAGTCAAAATGTTTTTTTTAATTTAATAAAAAAATATTATATTAATGATTTAGAAATTAGTTATAAGGCAGATATAGAGTATTTTGGTCCTGTTGGAAAAAGATATTTTTTAGAGCATTCCAAAGCTAAAATAAAAATATTTTATACAGGTGAATGCGTATCAAATAATGCTATTGATTCAACTTGGGCACAATATTCTGATAATTGTATTAACGATGTAGATTTATCTCTTAGTTTTGATAGGCTTGATGAAGATAAATATAAAAATTATGTTCGTTTTCCAGTATGGATATCTTATAATTTTTATGGAATATTAAACAATAAGGATTATACTAAAGATGATATAAAAAAAGTTATAGATAATATTAATAATGCTAAATCTAAAAAAAATAAATTTGCTTCATTAGTTGCTAGTCATGATGCAACCAATATAAGAACTCAAATGTATGATAAAATATCTAAAATAGATTCTATAAATTGTCCGGGAAAATTATTTCATAATGATGATACATTAAAACAAGATTTTAACAATGATAAAATAGAATATCTAAGAGATTTTAAATTCAATATATGTCCGGAGAATACAATTAGTGACGGGTATATAACTGAAAAACTTTTTGATGCTTTTAAATCAGGCTGTATCCCAATATACAATGGTGATGAAAACATAGAACTTGATTTGGTTAATAAAAATGCATTACTATTTTTCAAAAAAGATGAAGATAATACGGCAGTTATAAAAGAAATAGAAAAACTGCATAAAGATGATAAGTTATTTGATGCTTTTCAAAAACAAGTAAAAATATATGATTCTATGGTTGATTACCTTTGGGAAAGAAGAGTAAAAATATTAAATAGACTTGAAACCCTCATAAATGAAAGACTTAAATAA
- the gmd gene encoding GDP-mannose 4,6-dehydratase, translated as MKKALITGITGQDGSYLAELLLEKGYEVHGIIRRSSSLNTERIDHLYKDPHINDVKMFLHYGDLSDSSNLSRVLEKVQPDEIYNLAAQSHVRVSFDMPEYTADVVGLGTIRILDAIKDTRIKTKFYQASTSELYGKVVETPQTEKTPFYPRSPYACAKLYSYWITVNYRESYDMYACNGILFNHESPRRGETFVTKKITHAIARILNKEQDKLYLGNLDSKRDWGYAKDYVEAMWLMLQQEKADDYVIATGETHSVREFLDEAFGLVGLDWKKYVEIDPRYYRPAEVDLLLGDPTKAKEKLGWKPKTTFKELVKIMLEYDLNNVGLSLDKLKK; from the coding sequence ATGAAAAAAGCACTCATAACAGGAATTACAGGACAAGATGGTTCTTATTTAGCAGAACTTTTATTAGAAAAAGGATATGAAGTACATGGTATCATAAGAAGAAGTTCATCACTTAATACTGAAAGAATAGATCATTTGTATAAAGATCCGCATATTAATGATGTAAAAATGTTTCTTCATTATGGAGATTTATCAGACAGCTCTAATTTATCAAGAGTGTTAGAAAAAGTTCAGCCTGATGAAATATATAATTTAGCAGCACAAAGTCATGTAAGGGTAAGTTTTGATATGCCGGAATATACTGCTGATGTTGTAGGTCTTGGCACTATAAGAATACTTGATGCTATAAAAGATACTCGAATAAAAACTAAATTCTATCAGGCATCAACAAGCGAACTATATGGGAAAGTTGTTGAAACTCCTCAAACAGAAAAAACACCTTTCTATCCTAGAAGTCCGTATGCATGTGCTAAATTATATTCATATTGGATAACTGTAAATTATAGAGAAAGCTATGATATGTACGCTTGTAATGGGATATTATTTAATCATGAAAGCCCTAGAAGAGGGGAGACTTTTGTTACTAAAAAGATTACTCATGCTATAGCTAGAATACTTAATAAAGAACAGGATAAATTATATTTAGGAAACTTGGATTCTAAAAGAGACTGGGGATATGCTAAGGATTATGTTGAAGCTATGTGGCTTATGCTTCAGCAAGAAAAGGCTGATGATTATGTTATAGCTACAGGTGAAACCCATTCCGTAAGAGAATTTTTAGATGAGGCTTTCGGACTTGTTGGACTAGATTGGAAAAAATATGTAGAGATAGATCCTAGATATTACAGACCCGCTGAAGTTGATCTTTTACTTGGAGATCCTACAAAGGCAAAAGAAAAATTAGGATGGAAACCAAAAACTACTTTCAAAGAATTAGTGAAAATAATGCTTGAATATGATTTAAACAATGTTGGGTTAAGTTTAGATAAATTAAAAAAATAA
- a CDS encoding GDP-L-fucose synthase family protein: MDKNIKIYIAGHKGLVGSAIDRMLTKNGYSNIIRKTHSELDLRDREKVFNFFEKEKPEWVFLSAAKVGGIYANNTYPVDFLLYNLQIQNSIIEASYKYNVKKLMFLGSSCIYPKECPQPIKEEYLLSGYLESTNQPYALAKIAGIELCDAYNRQYNTNYIAVMPCNLYGINDNYHPENAHVIPMLIRRFHEAKINDLKETVIWGSGTPLREFMSSDDLAEACIYLMENKNSEDIGKFINIGSGKEVAIKELAELIKKTVGFKGEIKLDSSKPDGTMRKLLDVSKINSLGWKYKIELEDGLKIAYEDFLKNYNK; encoded by the coding sequence ATGGATAAAAATATAAAAATATACATAGCTGGTCATAAAGGTTTAGTTGGAAGTGCTATAGACAGAATGCTTACTAAAAATGGATATAGTAATATAATAAGAAAAACCCATTCGGAATTAGATTTAAGAGATAGAGAAAAAGTATTTAATTTTTTTGAAAAAGAAAAACCAGAGTGGGTGTTTTTATCAGCAGCAAAGGTTGGCGGTATATATGCTAACAACACATACCCTGTTGATTTTTTATTATACAATCTTCAAATACAGAATAGCATAATAGAAGCATCATATAAATATAATGTTAAAAAATTAATGTTTTTAGGTTCAAGCTGTATATATCCTAAGGAATGTCCTCAGCCTATAAAAGAAGAGTATTTATTATCCGGATATTTAGAAAGCACAAATCAGCCTTATGCTTTGGCTAAAATTGCTGGTATAGAATTATGCGATGCTTATAATAGACAATATAATACAAATTACATAGCAGTAATGCCATGCAATCTTTATGGTATTAATGATAATTATCACCCTGAAAATGCTCATGTTATACCTATGCTTATTAGAAGATTTCATGAAGCAAAAATAAACGATTTAAAAGAAACTGTTATTTGGGGAAGCGGTACTCCTTTAAGAGAGTTTATGTCTTCTGATGATTTAGCAGAGGCTTGTATTTATTTAATGGAAAATAAAAATTCTGAAGATATAGGTAAATTTATTAATATAGGCTCTGGAAAAGAAGTTGCAATTAAAGAACTAGCAGAATTAATAAAAAAAACTGTTGGTTTTAAAGGCGAAATAAAATTAGACAGTTCTAAACCAGACGGTACTATGAGAAAACTGCTTGACGTTAGTAAAATAAATTCTTTAGGATGGAAATACAAAATAGAACTTGAGGACGGATTAAAAATAGCTTATGAAGATTTTTTAAAAAACTATAATAAATAG
- a CDS encoding Na/Pi cotransporter family protein yields the protein MLLTLSFYLVGGFGLFMYGLKVFSDGLQESTENALKDILHRVTQNKILGISLGFLITAIVQSSSAVTVMTVSFVNANLLTLSQAINIILGANIGTTVTGWIISLNIDVLALPSLGIGSIIVIFGSENRKLRFFGEILMGFGMIFYGLILMKTAFEGVRGSEDFEKVFLIANADTMYGRFLCVVIGMVVTAIIQSSSAALGVTISLASVGLIDYPTGVALILGQNIGTTITAVLATLGASTNAKRAALVHCLFNIFGVIYMFFLFPYYIKLVDIIVGFMNIGDPNLVVNNKYVNISFYIAAAHTMFNIINVIVFYFLTEKLEKIVCFIIKDKEDEKHVSVLSDKLLNMPVSAEIEVRKEVTYMGDIAKKMLSRIEQLFDNPSERLLTKIRDHEKMLDNTDQEIHAFLLKLLGKNTLNSANIASLINISTYYENLGDNLKDLGKAIIKGNEKKTLFNETQKEDIIKMLHNNKDFIDYLAGLILEYYSLNKEKTYDEAMEKYHQIKGFYYEARERHYDNVDKSLIPALNAHLYGDVLVYFNRSIGNLVNIVEAITGKDK from the coding sequence ATGCTTTTAACATTATCTTTTTATTTAGTCGGCGGATTCGGACTTTTTATGTACGGTCTTAAAGTGTTTTCAGATGGTCTTCAGGAAAGTACAGAAAATGCATTAAAAGATATACTTCACAGAGTAACTCAGAATAAAATATTAGGTATATCATTAGGTTTTCTTATAACAGCAATAGTTCAGTCAAGCAGTGCCGTTACGGTAATGACTGTAAGTTTTGTAAATGCTAATTTGCTTACTTTATCGCAGGCTATTAATATAATATTAGGAGCAAACATAGGTACAACAGTTACGGGCTGGATAATATCATTAAATATAGATGTACTTGCATTGCCTTCTCTTGGAATAGGTTCTATAATAGTAATATTTGGTTCAGAGAATAGGAAACTAAGATTTTTCGGCGAAATACTGATGGGATTTGGTATGATATTCTATGGACTTATACTTATGAAAACTGCATTTGAAGGAGTAAGAGGTTCTGAAGATTTTGAAAAAGTATTTTTAATAGCCAATGCTGATACTATGTACGGAAGATTTTTATGCGTAGTAATAGGTATGGTTGTAACAGCTATAATACAGTCAAGCAGTGCTGCTTTGGGTGTAACTATATCATTAGCTTCAGTTGGTTTGATAGACTATCCTACAGGGGTGGCATTGATATTGGGACAAAACATTGGTACTACAATTACAGCCGTTTTAGCTACTTTAGGAGCTTCTACTAATGCTAAAAGAGCGGCTTTAGTGCATTGTTTATTTAATATATTCGGTGTTATATATATGTTCTTCCTATTCCCATACTATATAAAATTAGTTGATATAATTGTGGGATTTATGAATATAGGAGATCCTAATCTTGTAGTAAACAACAAATATGTCAATATATCATTTTATATAGCAGCCGCACATACTATGTTTAATATTATAAATGTTATAGTATTTTATTTCCTAACAGAAAAATTAGAAAAGATAGTTTGCTTCATTATTAAAGATAAAGAAGATGAAAAGCATGTCAGTGTTCTTTCTGATAAACTTCTTAATATGCCTGTTTCTGCTGAAATAGAAGTAAGAAAGGAAGTAACATATATGGGAGATATTGCTAAGAAAATGCTTTCAAGAATAGAGCAATTATTTGATAATCCTAGTGAAAGACTTCTTACAAAGATAAGAGATCATGAAAAAATGCTGGATAATACGGATCAGGAAATTCATGCTTTTTTATTGAAATTACTAGGTAAAAATACTTTGAATTCAGCTAATATTGCTTCTCTTATTAATATAAGTACATATTATGAGAATTTAGGAGATAATTTAAAGGATTTGGGAAAGGCTATTATCAAAGGAAATGAAAAGAAAACATTATTCAATGAAACGCAAAAAGAAGATATAATAAAAATGCTTCATAATAATAAAGATTTTATAGATTATTTGGCAGGATTAATACTTGAATATTATTCTTTAAATAAAGAAAAGACTTATGATGAGGCTATGGAGAAATATCATCAGATTAAAGGATTTTACTATGAAGCCAGAGAAAGACATTATGATAATGTTGATAAATCATTAATACCTGCTTTAAATGCTCATTTATATGGAGATGTATTGGTGTATTTCAATCGTTCTATAGGAAATTTGGTGAATATTGTAGAAGCTATAACAGGAAAAGATAAATAA